The following proteins come from a genomic window of Rattus norvegicus strain BN/NHsdMcwi chromosome 8, GRCr8, whole genome shotgun sequence:
- the LOC134480025 gene encoding disks large homolog 5-like isoform X1 has protein sequence MFSRLRKNFGRVNADFGQTGVRESRLSSKINDGQRKLAWGMLNDGRLTSSPGPVVINKEANTENTEEQRLIRQLQSATEERNELRDLLTYVTERYRNNRASRYVRSNPFYEKLKIKEREVMSLLHNLEMRNIEHCEKFQELQKEINFYRNLPSRIHMDKICMQKKLFPFRKESKAEQLDSAPLLQKFLFDLNKKDKDEQEKTSNLQTKQHLDNTT, from the exons atgttttcccggcTTCGCAAGAATTTTGGGAGAGTGAATGCCGATTTTGGACAGACTGGAGTGAGGGAATCTCGCCTTTCATCAAAAATAAATGATGGACAACGAAAGCTGGCCTGGGGAATGCTGA atgaTGGGAGACTGACATCATCCCCTGGCCCTGTGGTAATCAACAAGGAGGCCAACACGGAGAacacagaagagcagagactgattaGACAGCTGCAGTCAGCTactgaggagagaaatgagctaagAGATCTCCTGACTTACGTGACAGAGAGATACAGGAACaacag GGCCAGCCGCTATGTCAggtcaaatccattttatgaaaaattgaagataaaggagagggaggtcatgtcattactgcacaacttagagatgaggAACATCGAGCattgtgagaaatttcaggagctccagAAGgaaattaacttctatcg caacctgcccAGCCGGATCCATATGGACAAGATATGTATGCAGAAGAAGTTGTTCCCATTCAGAAAGGAGAGCAAAGCAGAACAGCTTGATTCTGCACCGCTGCTACagaaatttttgtttgatttgaacaagaaagataaagacgaacaggagaaaaccagcaacctccagaccaaGCAACATCTG GATAACACCACTTGA
- the LOC134480025 gene encoding uncharacterized protein LOC134480025 isoform X2, with product MFSRLRKNFGRVNADFGQTGVRESRLSSKINDGQRKLAWGMLNDGRLTSSPGPVVINKEANTENTEEQRLIRQLQSATEERNELRDLLTYVTERYRNNSNLPSRIHMDKICMQKKLFPFRKESKAEQLDSAPLLQKFLFDLNKKDKDEQEKTSNLQTKQHLDNTT from the exons atgttttcccggcTTCGCAAGAATTTTGGGAGAGTGAATGCCGATTTTGGACAGACTGGAGTGAGGGAATCTCGCCTTTCATCAAAAATAAATGATGGACAACGAAAGCTGGCCTGGGGAATGCTGA atgaTGGGAGACTGACATCATCCCCTGGCCCTGTGGTAATCAACAAGGAGGCCAACACGGAGAacacagaagagcagagactgattaGACAGCTGCAGTCAGCTactgaggagagaaatgagctaagAGATCTCCTGACTTACGTGACAGAGAGATACAGGAACaacag caacctgcccAGCCGGATCCATATGGACAAGATATGTATGCAGAAGAAGTTGTTCCCATTCAGAAAGGAGAGCAAAGCAGAACAGCTTGATTCTGCACCGCTGCTACagaaatttttgtttgatttgaacaagaaagataaagacgaacaggagaaaaccagcaacctccagaccaaGCAACATCTG GATAACACCACTTGA
- the LOC134478912 gene encoding disks large homolog 5-like isoform X2, giving the protein MFSRLRKNFGRVNADFGQTGVRESRLSSKINDGQRKLAWGMLNDGRLTASPGPVVINKEANTENTEEQRLIRQLQSATEERNELRDLLTYVTERYRNNRASRYIRSNPFYEKLKIKEREVMSLLHNLEMRNIEHCEKFQELQKEINFYRNLPSRIHMDKICMQKKLFPFRKESKAEQLDSAPLLQKFLFDLNKKDKDEQEKTSNLQTKQHLDNTTSETTWELHCHFAC; this is encoded by the exons atgttttcccggcTTCGCAAGAATTTTGGGAGAGTGAATGCCGATTTTGGACAGACTGGAGTGAGGGAATCTCGCCTTTCATCAAAAATAAATGATGGACAACGAAAGCTGGCCTGGGGAATGCTGA atgaTGGGAGACTGACAGCATCCCCTGGCCCTGTGGTAATCAACAAGGAGGCCAACACGGAGAacacagaagagcagagactgattaGACAGCTGCAGTCAGCTactgaggagagaaatgagctaagAGATCTCCTGACTTACGTGACAGAGAGATACAGGAACaacag GGCCAGCCGCTACATCAggtcaaatccattttatgaaaaattgaagataaaggagagggaggtcatgtcattactgcacaacttagagatgaggAACATCGAGCattgtgagaaatttcaggagctccagAAGgaaattaacttctatcg GAACCTGCCCAGCCGGATCCATATGGACAAGATATGTATGCAGAAGAAGTTGTTCCCATTCAGAAAGGAGAGCAAAGCAGAACAGCTTGATTCTGCACCGCTGCTACagaaatttttgtttgatttgaacaagaaagataaagacgaacaggagaaaaccagcaacctccagaccaaGCAACATCTG GATAACACCACTTCAGAGACCACTTGGGAACTGCATTGCCATTTTgcctgctag
- the LOC134478912 gene encoding uncharacterized protein LOC134478912 isoform X3, producing the protein MFSRLRKNFGRVNADFGQTGVRESRLSSKINDGQRKLAWGMLNDGRLTASPGPVVINKEANTENTEEQRLIRQLQSATEERNELRDLLTYVTERYRNNRNLPSRIHMDKICMQKKLFPFRKESKAEQLDSAPLLQKFLFDLNKKDKDEQEKTSNLQTKQHLDNTTSETTWELHCHFAC; encoded by the exons atgttttcccggcTTCGCAAGAATTTTGGGAGAGTGAATGCCGATTTTGGACAGACTGGAGTGAGGGAATCTCGCCTTTCATCAAAAATAAATGATGGACAACGAAAGCTGGCCTGGGGAATGCTGA atgaTGGGAGACTGACAGCATCCCCTGGCCCTGTGGTAATCAACAAGGAGGCCAACACGGAGAacacagaagagcagagactgattaGACAGCTGCAGTCAGCTactgaggagagaaatgagctaagAGATCTCCTGACTTACGTGACAGAGAGATACAGGAACaacag GAACCTGCCCAGCCGGATCCATATGGACAAGATATGTATGCAGAAGAAGTTGTTCCCATTCAGAAAGGAGAGCAAAGCAGAACAGCTTGATTCTGCACCGCTGCTACagaaatttttgtttgatttgaacaagaaagataaagacgaacaggagaaaaccagcaacctccagaccaaGCAACATCTG GATAACACCACTTCAGAGACCACTTGGGAACTGCATTGCCATTTTgcctgctag
- the LOC134478912 gene encoding disks large homolog 5-like isoform X1: MFSRLRKNFGRVNADFGQTGVRESRLSSKINDGQRKLAWGMLNDGRLTASPGPVVINKEANTENTEEQRLIRQLQSATEERNELRDLLTYVTERYRNNRASRYIRSNPFYEKLKIKEREVMSLLHNLEMRNIEHCEKFQELQKEINFYRNLPSRIHMDKICMQKKLFPFRKESKAEQLDSAPLLQKFLFDLNKKDKDEQEKTSNLQTKQHLVGTSSCVSLKLSDSICQFDTCLLSLPP; encoded by the exons atgttttcccggcTTCGCAAGAATTTTGGGAGAGTGAATGCCGATTTTGGACAGACTGGAGTGAGGGAATCTCGCCTTTCATCAAAAATAAATGATGGACAACGAAAGCTGGCCTGGGGAATGCTGA atgaTGGGAGACTGACAGCATCCCCTGGCCCTGTGGTAATCAACAAGGAGGCCAACACGGAGAacacagaagagcagagactgattaGACAGCTGCAGTCAGCTactgaggagagaaatgagctaagAGATCTCCTGACTTACGTGACAGAGAGATACAGGAACaacag GGCCAGCCGCTACATCAggtcaaatccattttatgaaaaattgaagataaaggagagggaggtcatgtcattactgcacaacttagagatgaggAACATCGAGCattgtgagaaatttcaggagctccagAAGgaaattaacttctatcg GAACCTGCCCAGCCGGATCCATATGGACAAGATATGTATGCAGAAGAAGTTGTTCCCATTCAGAAAGGAGAGCAAAGCAGAACAGCTTGATTCTGCACCGCTGCTACagaaatttttgtttgatttgaacaagaaagataaagacgaacaggagaaaaccagcaacctccagaccaaGCAACATCTGGTAGGGACAAGCAGCTGTGTCAGCCTAAAATTATctgattccatttgccaatttgatacatgttTGCTTTCCCTACCACCTTAA